A window from Cryptomeria japonica chromosome 1, Sugi_1.0, whole genome shotgun sequence encodes these proteins:
- the LOC131042468 gene encoding fructose-bisphosphate aldolase, cytoplasmic isozyme 1 isoform X2 translates to MATQLCDLRDELIKTAKYIATPGKGILAADESTGTIGKRLASINVENVEANRQALRELLFTAPGALPCISGVILFEETLYQKTASGKPFVEVLQEGGVVPGIKVDKGTVDLAGTNGETTTQGHDGLAARCQQYYKAGARFAKWRAVLKIGPTEPSELAIQQNAHGLARYAIICQENGLVPIVEPEVLTDGPHDIKKCAEVTERVIAACYKALNDHHVLLEGTLLKPNMVTPGSDGPKVSPEVIAEYTVTALQRTVPVAVPGIVFLSGGQSEEEATKNLNAMNKLNTIKPWTLSFSFGRALQQSTLKTWAGKKENVGAAQKAFLVRCKANSEATLGKYGGDAGVGLATESLHVKDYKY, encoded by the exons ATGGCTACACAACTCTGTGATCTGAGAG ATGAGCTCATTAAGACTGCCAAGTACATTGCAACTCCTGGAAAGGGTATCCTTGCAGCCGATGAGAGTACTGGCACAATTGGCAAACGCCTGGCAAGCATTAATGTTGAGAATGTAGAGGCCAATCGTCAGGCACTTAGAGAATTGCTTTTCACTGCTCCAGGTGCTCTTCCTTGTATAAGTGGAGTTATACTTTTTGAAGAAACTCTTTACCAGAAAACAGCAAGTGGCAAGCCTTTTGTTGAAGTACTCCAGGAAGGTGGAGTAGTGCCTGGTATCAAGGTGGATAAGGGAACGGTTGATTTGGCTGGTACAAATGGGGAAACAACAACACAGGGACATGACGGGCTTGCAGCAAGATGCCAGCAGTATTACAAAGCTGGTGCAAGGTTTGCTAAGTGGAGAGCAGTGCTAAAAATTGGCCCAACTGAACCCTCAGAACTTGCAATTCAACAGAATGCTCATGGGTTAGCCCGCTATGCAATAATCTGCCAAGAGAATGGCCTGGTTCCAATCGTAGAACCTGAGGTTTTAACTGACGGACCTCATGATATCAAAAAATGTGCTGAAGTTACTGAAAGAGTTATTGCAGCTTGCTATAAAGCTTTGAATGATCATCATGTCCTTTTGGAGGGCACTCTCCTGAAACCCAACATGGTAACTCCCGGTTCAGATGGTCCCAAGGTCTCTCCGGAGGTAATAGCTGAGTACACTGTAACAGCATTGCAGAGAACTGTTCCAGTTGCAGTTCCTGGCATTGTTTTTCTCTCTGGAGGTCAAAGTGAAGAAGAAGCCACCAAGAACTTGAATGCAATGAATAAACTCAACACTATCAAGCCATGGACCTTGTCATTTTCCTTTGGGCGAGCACTGCAACAGAGTACCCTTAAGACATGGGCTGGGAAAAAGGAGAATGTGGGAGCTGCACAGAAGGCATTCCTTGTTCGTTGCAAGGCCAATTCTGAAGCAACCCTGGGCAAATATGGTGGAGATGCTGGTGTTGGGCTTGCCACTGAAAGCcttcatgttaaagattacaaatactga
- the LOC131042468 gene encoding fructose-bisphosphate aldolase, cytoplasmic isozyme 1 isoform X1, whose translation MSAYLGKYTDELIKTAKYIATPGKGILAADESTGTIGKRLASINVENVEANRQALRELLFTAPGALPCISGVILFEETLYQKTASGKPFVEVLQEGGVVPGIKVDKGTVDLAGTNGETTTQGHDGLAARCQQYYKAGARFAKWRAVLKIGPTEPSELAIQQNAHGLARYAIICQENGLVPIVEPEVLTDGPHDIKKCAEVTERVIAACYKALNDHHVLLEGTLLKPNMVTPGSDGPKVSPEVIAEYTVTALQRTVPVAVPGIVFLSGGQSEEEATKNLNAMNKLNTIKPWTLSFSFGRALQQSTLKTWAGKKENVGAAQKAFLVRCKANSEATLGKYGGDAGVGLATESLHVKDYKY comes from the exons ATGTCGGCGTACCTTGGAAAATACACAG ATGAGCTCATTAAGACTGCCAAGTACATTGCAACTCCTGGAAAGGGTATCCTTGCAGCCGATGAGAGTACTGGCACAATTGGCAAACGCCTGGCAAGCATTAATGTTGAGAATGTAGAGGCCAATCGTCAGGCACTTAGAGAATTGCTTTTCACTGCTCCAGGTGCTCTTCCTTGTATAAGTGGAGTTATACTTTTTGAAGAAACTCTTTACCAGAAAACAGCAAGTGGCAAGCCTTTTGTTGAAGTACTCCAGGAAGGTGGAGTAGTGCCTGGTATCAAGGTGGATAAGGGAACGGTTGATTTGGCTGGTACAAATGGGGAAACAACAACACAGGGACATGACGGGCTTGCAGCAAGATGCCAGCAGTATTACAAAGCTGGTGCAAGGTTTGCTAAGTGGAGAGCAGTGCTAAAAATTGGCCCAACTGAACCCTCAGAACTTGCAATTCAACAGAATGCTCATGGGTTAGCCCGCTATGCAATAATCTGCCAAGAGAATGGCCTGGTTCCAATCGTAGAACCTGAGGTTTTAACTGACGGACCTCATGATATCAAAAAATGTGCTGAAGTTACTGAAAGAGTTATTGCAGCTTGCTATAAAGCTTTGAATGATCATCATGTCCTTTTGGAGGGCACTCTCCTGAAACCCAACATGGTAACTCCCGGTTCAGATGGTCCCAAGGTCTCTCCGGAGGTAATAGCTGAGTACACTGTAACAGCATTGCAGAGAACTGTTCCAGTTGCAGTTCCTGGCATTGTTTTTCTCTCTGGAGGTCAAAGTGAAGAAGAAGCCACCAAGAACTTGAATGCAATGAATAAACTCAACACTATCAAGCCATGGACCTTGTCATTTTCCTTTGGGCGAGCACTGCAACAGAGTACCCTTAAGACATGGGCTGGGAAAAAGGAGAATGTGGGAGCTGCACAGAAGGCATTCCTTGTTCGTTGCAAGGCCAATTCTGAAGCAACCCTGGGCAAATATGGTGGAGATGCTGGTGTTGGGCTTGCCACTGAAAGCcttcatgttaaagattacaaatactga